aaaagaattaaatcaatATTCTGTTAGATGATAGAGTGaggaaattaataaaaaaaattagatgactaaaatagaaatgcattaataattaagtgactatccTAATAGTTTTTACCCATAACATTATCCCAATAGCAGCAATgataatatttcataaaagtaattataaataaataaaaggaaaaacctGCAAAGAGCTTTCATCTCGTCAATCCAACCACATTCAAGAAGCCTTTCCCTCAAAAGCTCCTTCAGCCGTTCTTTTTCTCCGCTCTGAATCAACTGCATTGCAGATTTCTTTCTGattcttattttacaatttatttttaaaattcataaaaatgcaGCATCAATTACagaaataatatgtacataaaaaaaaaaaaagcaacccGAAAACCTTGATATTGATTTCTTGAAGAGAAGGATTTTGACGTTGTTGATCCTTGTTTGTAGTTGGTGGAGGTGGTGGCGGTGGTGGTGGCGGACGACTCATCGAAGaccttttttatttcaaaaggaaattaaattactaaataaaATGCAAGTATTTATAGTCGATGaagttaaaatttgaaagaaaaataaaaaaaggaaaaatggagGATTAAGTAATACTTGATCACCAATTCGTGAGAGTGAGACATTTCCTCGCCTGGAGATTACAATTCTGAGATTGAGTCGACGAGAAGAATGCGGTGGCGTGCTTACGCTTGGCTTCTTCAACAGCCAGCTGAGTCGGGCGAAGCGAGTTACTGAATGAAGTACTACAATTAGAGTTGGCAACTGAGTTCTCCTTTCCCAGGTTTTCAACTACATTTGGATACGGATTCTAATGgcttaactatttttttattgaaaaaatatctCAAGGTTTTAGACAAATTCTTTAAagggttaatatattatttggtatctaaatttaactttaatattcaatttagtacctaaattaAACAGCATCATATAGCTTAATGAATGTTTAACACATGtgttttaatagaaaaatataagTACTTAATTAGGACAAAAAAACTTAAATACTAAAATATTGAAGTTAAACTAAAATACTTAAATAGGATAAAAAGaacttaaatatcaattttttttgaaaaaaaaacctcAAGAAAGTGAACATTCAAACCAAACtaaggtaccaaattgaatattgaagtcaaattcaagtaaattaaaattaattcttcaaattcaagtaccaaaaaCATATTAACCCTTTTTTAAAACCTGTGAAATTTAttcttcaaataaataaataaaaagtaaaaagtaaaaggGTGAAATATACAAATAGTGACTTTTAAACTACAATTACGTTTTACTCGTTCAATTATCAACAGTTATATTATAGTCATCCACGTTATCAAACTCGTCCATTAATTTTCACTAGGTGAAGTTAGAAATTTTGTTTAGAAGGGCCGAAATAAGATTATAAATTTTAGAAgtcttaaactaaaatttttatattaagaatgcttaaattattaatttttcaaaagagttaaactataaatttttcatttaatcaaaagttaaaaacaactaaattaactctctctttttttttcttttttttcttttgaggaAGGGCTATAAAGGAAATTTCCCATTAAGCCAGGGGGTTGGCCAAGTCCCATTTACTTCCTTGAAGAAATAATGAAGTTGGATGTTAATTTAAAGAGTTTCAGCTTATTTTTGCTTTTTTAGGATTTTGTTTGTTAGCcttaactattttttaattttttattgaaattttatctCAAGTTTTTTTGGATAAATTCTTTAAAGGTTAATATATCATTTCATACCTGAGTTTAGTCTTAATGTTAGTTTGTACCTAAGTTCTTTTTGTCCCAATTTGTCACTTTATTCAAATTCTGTGActaaatttagttttaatgtt
The sequence above is drawn from the Gossypium hirsutum isolate 1008001.06 chromosome A05, Gossypium_hirsutum_v2.1, whole genome shotgun sequence genome and encodes:
- the LOC107956984 gene encoding transcription and mRNA export factor ENY2 isoform X1, with the protein product MVSPSADVSTSQQNNQQLNPISIAADVSTRENQPTFRRNSLRPTQLAVEEAKRKHATAFFSSTQSQNCNLQARKCLTLTNWSSMSRPPPPPPPPPPTTNKDQQRQNPSLQEINIKLIQSGEKERLKELLRERLLECGWIDEMKALCRAFTRKKGRNNVTVDDLVHVISPKGRSSIPDSVKAELLQRIRAFLASTAD
- the LOC107956984 gene encoding uncharacterized protein isoform X4, translated to MVSPSADVSTSQQNNQQLNPISIAADVSTRENQPTFRRNSLRPTQLAVEEAKRKHATAFFSSTQSQNCNLQARKCLTLTNWSSMSRPPPPPPPPPPTTNKDQQRQNPSLQEINIKSGEKERLKELLRERLLECGWIDEMKALCSIHSRFCEGRTVTTDPSFPCINSGLILLELGSQNYWS
- the LOC107956984 gene encoding transcription and mRNA export factor ENY2 isoform X5; protein product: MSHSHELVIKSSMSRPPPPPPPPPPTTNKDQQRQNPSLQEINIKLIQSGEKERLKELLRERLLECGWIDEMKALCRAFTRKKGRNNVTVDDLVHVISPKGRSSIPDSVKAELLQRIRAFLASTAD
- the LOC107956984 gene encoding transcription and mRNA export factor ENY2 isoform X2, whose translation is MVSPSADVSTSQQNNQQLNPISIAADVSTRENQPTFRRNSLRPTQLAVEEAKRKHATAFFSSTQSQNCNLQARKCLTLTNWSSMSRPPPPPPPPPPTTNKDQQRQNPSLQEINIKSGEKERLKELLRERLLECGWIDEMKALCRAFTRKKGRNNVTVDDLVHVISPKGRSSIPDSVKAELLQRIRAFLASTAD
- the LOC107956984 gene encoding uncharacterized protein isoform X3, which translates into the protein MVSPSADVSTSQQNNQQLNPISIAADVSTRENQPTFRRNSLRPTQLAVEEAKRKHATAFFSSTQSQNCNLQARKCLTLTNWSSMSRPPPPPPPPPPTTNKDQQRQNPSLQEINIKLIQSGEKERLKELLRERLLECGWIDEMKALCSIHSRFCEGRTVTTDPSFPCINSGLILLELGSQNYWS